The genomic segment TGACTACTTCGACGCGATGATGTCGCAGCTCGATGCCGGCGGGGCTGGCAACCTCCTCTACACGCTCCTAGAGCGAGAGATCAACCTCGAACGACTCAAGCACCCACCCACCACTCCGGCACTTGAGCAACAAGCGGCCGAGTCGCTGGCAGGAGAGGAGCTTTGGCTCCACAACCTGCTCGCCACGGGAGAGATTGAGGGCTCGGTCGATGGAGCGGGGCGATGCAGTGTAGCGGTCGCGGTCCTGTACGCCAGCTACCGGGAGTCTCTCTCTTCGCGCGATTACTCCATGAACGTGGAAGCCTTCGCCGGGTTCGTCCGAGATCGCCTCCAGGGGAAGGCCATGGGTCGCTGCCGGGTCACGACATCTCTCCACAAACAGGGGATCCGGTCCACCACATACAAGCTGCCCCCGCTTGCGGAACTGAGGGCCGCCTATAGTCAGCGCGGTCGCGGAGCTTCGCAGGAGTGGGACGAAACCGATGCTTGGATATCGGTGAACGACTGGGAAGACCCGGTCGAGACGTCCGCTGATGAACGGCCCGAGGCATCAGCAGAGGCCACACACGGCGAGTCTGATGTTTCCCGCTGACCTCCCCGCCGAGTGGCGCGACCAGGCTGAAGGGTTGCGGCAGTTCGGAGCCGACGCGCAAGCAAAGGCAGTGGACCGGTGCGCTGACCACCTAGAGGAAGTCCTCCGCCAAGAGGGTGACGCGCTCCTCACGCTCCCGGAAGCTGCCGAGGAGAGCGGTTATTCCTCAGATCACATCGGACGCCTCGTCCGCGAGGGTAAGATCCCAAACGCCGGGCGTCCCGGAGCTCCGCGCATCGCGCGAAGAGACCTCCCCACCAGGGCAACTTCAAGAGGATCGTCGGTGCCGCAGCACAACCGAATCAGCGATACTTCTAATGCGCAGATCGTGCAGTCCATCATCGAACAAGGAGTCGGATGATGGCACGCACGAAGAAGGACCAGTCGAGTTACTCGGCTGGCGAACGAGGCCGGAATCGCGTGAGGATCTTCCGCACGCTGAAGACCGGCAAGATCCAGATGGAGTGGCGAGAAGACGGGCGCCGGGTCACCCGGTCGTTGAAGCACGACGACTGGGGTGCGGCCAAGCGACAGGCAGACGAGTTCGCAGTGAGCTACGTCGAGCCCGATGCGGAGTCGGCACCGGAGCCGGAGCCCGAACCCGAGCCGCTCACGCTGGGCGAGCTGTTTGACATCTACGGTGAGGAGGTGACGCCCACTAAGAGCCGCCGAACGCGGCAGCACGATGCCGTCGCCATAGAGATGTTCAAGAGGTTCTTCCGGGCGGATCGCGATCCATTGACGCTGTCCTACCGGGACGCCGCGCGATTCGTGAGGGAGCGAACGTCGGGTCGGGTCGGACCAAGCGGAGAGCCGGCGGGTGCTCGCACGACCGAGAGGGATCTTCGATTCCTCTTCGCAGTGCTGAACTGGGCGACAACTGCGGGTGACGGTCGGGGCGGCGTACTCCTGGAGCGGAATCCTCTGAAGGGATTCAGACCGCCGAAGGAGAAGAACCCACTGCGAGTTGTGCTCACGGACGACGAGTACGGGGCATTGCTACGCGTGGCCGACCAGGTTGGTTGGCGTTTCCGGGTGGCGCTGATCCTCGCACACGAGACTGGTCACCGCATCGGTGCGATCCGTCAGCTCCGATGGTCGGACATCGACCTGGACAGTGGCAACATTCGCTGGCGGGCAGAGCATGAGAAGACCGGCTACGAGCACGTCACTCCAATGACGATGGACGCCAGAACGGCTCTAGAGGAAGCTCGACGCCGGAATCCGGGGATCGGTGATGCTCCGATTCTCCCAGCGCCGAGGACTCCAAGCAGCCCGGTCTCTCGCTACGTAATGAGAGACTCGTGGAAGGAGGCAGAGGAACTCGCGGGGCTGGAGCGAAAGCGTGGTCGTGGATGGCACTCGCTGCGACGGAAGTTTGCCACAGACCTCATGCACAAGCCCCTGAAGGTCCTATGCCAGCTTGGTGGCTGGAAGAGCCCACAAACGATCCTGATCTGCTATCAGCAACCAAACGAAGAGGCGCTACGGGAAGCCCTGTCGGACCGACGTAGGGTCGCGAACAGCGGGAGTTGAACAGCGGGAGTCGCCCATTTTTCAGAAAGCGAACACCCCGCACAAGGTCGTAACCTCAAGCGGGGCTCAGTGTTACATCAATGGGCGCTGCTGGACTCGAACCAGCGACCCCCTGCTTGTAAGGCAGGTGCTCTAACCAAGCTGAGCTAAGCGCCCTGAAGTACTTCTTCCAACGTTGGCGCGGGTTTCTGGCTGCGCCGATCCATCGCCCCGAACGGGATGTGTGACAAAGTGTGTGAGTTGAAGCCCGAATTACTGCACTTCTCTCAACTTCGCGGGCTCCAGCACGACTCGTAACATAGTCTCGGGGTCGCCCTGCTGGTAGGCAGTTTTCAGGGGTCCCCAACGCCTTCCAACCACCGGCCTCAGCTACGTCCACGTCGGGCAGGTGTTTCCGCTCCTTATTGGTTAGATGGTGGCTCAGTGAGGTAGGATTCGTGGATCAAGGTAGAGCTGCTCGGGGCTTCCGATCTTCAGCGTTCGGAAGTCCGGGTGAAGCGGGTTGATCAGGAAGTTGAACTCTCCTGGGACCAGAGCGCTCGGGACTTTGAGCACGGCTGACGTCATGGCGTCGAACCACCGATCCCCGACGCTCTGCGTGGCGTGTCCCGGCGGACTCGCCATCCATTCGGCGGCGAGCCTCCGCTCCTCGACTTCGGTCACCACGCCTTCTTCGAACTCCAACTTGATGAGGACGTAGGCGGGGATCACCGCGGGACTTCGCAGGCCGGCTAGGATCTCTAGGGTGGCCAAGGCCCGGGACTCTGAGACGTAGACGACCGGGCGCCCCGCGCTGTTCCACCGACCACCATGCAGCCGGGCCCCTTCTCCGTCGAACGCACGATCCGCGTAGCGGCGCTTGACGAGGCGCCAACCGGTGAGCACTAGAGCGGGATTCCGTGCTCCAGCCTGCCGATCAACGCCTCCACCTCGCGCGCTCCGACACCGGTCATTGCGAATTCGACGGGCACCTTATTGCCCAACGCGGGATGAGGCGCAAGGAGCCAAGACCGCGCCTCGGTGAGGCCTCCCTCAAAGAGCTGAAGGGCCAGTCCCACGATCCTCGCGAGCCGAAGCAAGCGGTCCGATTCGTCCGGCCGCAGCCTCTTGGCGTCCTTTCGTCGCGCGAGGGTACGCGGAGCGATGCGAATCAGCGCGGCGAAACGAGACATGGGCAGGTCTAGGACGCGGCGAAGCTTCTCGAGCGCCTCGTACGAGAGGCCCAGTTCAACCCTGCCGTGGAGCTCACTCGTTTCGTAGGTGCTCAACCCTAGGAGCGCGACATAGAAGTGCTCCCGGGGCGTGCCAACGTCGGTGAGACTCTCCCTGCAGCGCTCTACGTGTGCAAGTCTTGGGGTCGCGGTCATTCCGTACTCCATGTCAGCGTATGGCCTAACGTAATAAGCCGTATGGCATGGAACAACCCCGTCCACCCCGGCGCCCCTTGAAACCTGCGGTCATGTCCGTGCATCGGAGCCTCGCCCGGCTCGCCGCCTCATTGCGGCTCGTGGAAGTCGCGGTGAGCGGCGCCATTGCGGTGAGCAGCTTCAGCGTCCTGTCGCTCCTGGGCGGCGCCGCTGAGGGGGAGACGAGACGGTCGCGCGACGATCGGTATGTACGGAACGGGGGTCGGGACCGTATGGTTAGCCGATGCGTGTCCCTGATCTGCTCATCTGCGTAAGCGTGACGGCCCTCTGGGCGGCCGCGGCCCCACTCCACGCCCAGGAGGATACGGGCGAGTCGGTCGACTCGATCACGGTGCGCGGGGAGGTGCTCTCCACATTCGACGGGCGTCCGCTCTCGGGCGTCCTAGTGGCACTCCACGATCTCTGGAAAGTCACGCGCACCGACGAGCTCGGATACTTCGAGATCCCGAACGTGCCCCTTGGACCGCACGAACTCGGTGTGTATGCGCTGGGCTACCTTACTCTGGAGCAGTACATCGACTTCTTCCCGGACGAAGTCCTCGCGGTGAAGCTCGATGTCGCTCCGATTCAGATCGAAGGCATCCAGGTTGCGGTATTGGGGAACACCATACTGGAGTATCGCTCCTTCGGGACGCGGTACGACTTCATCGGTGGCGACCTTCTGGAGGAGTACAAGCGGAAGTACGGCTACATCACCGACATGATCCGTGCCCGCTTTCCTGGCGTCCGTGTGCACGACATGACCGGGACCGGACAAACGCTGTGTGTGCTGAGCACCCGGGAGACCAGCTCGCTGGCCGAAGGTTCGGGTTGCGCCTACATGCTTATCGACGGTCTCCAAGCGACCGGAGAGGAGGTGGCGCAACTCAATCCAGAGTTCGTGGCGTCGATCCGGTACGTCACGCGAATGGAGGGCCGCCTCGTCTATGGAGCCCTGGGTGAGAACGGCGTCCTGTTGATCGAGACCGTGTCGGGAAAGGCTCGGCGGTAGAACGCCTTTCGGCTCCCCCTGGTCGGTCGGACCACCTGTCCCCATACTGCGTCAGCGATCCAAGAGAGCAGGAGAGAGTCACCATGACGCATCCCAATCGCCGCAGCTTTCTCCGTCATGCGCTCGGCGCAGGCGCGCTACTCGCCTCCACACCTTCCAGGTTACCGGCGGCTTTGCGACCATCTCTTCCGCCACGCAACGCGGGAACTGCGCTCGACGAAGCGTACTGGGGCATGGTCAAGGAGAGCTTTCCGCTGGCGCCTGGCCTCGTGCTGATGAACGCGGCCAACCTGTGTCCGTCACCCTTTGTCGTGCAGGAAGCGGTCTTCGCTTGGACGCGCGACGTCGACGCTGACGCCTCCTTCCAGAACCGAGCCAAGTTCGGAGCGCTGCGGGAGGCGAGCCGAGAGGCGGTAGCCCGCCATATCGGGGCCGATCCCGACGAGATCGCGCTGACGAGGAATACGTCGGAAGGCAACAACACGGTGGCTTCCGGCGTCGACCTCAGCCCCGGTGACGAAGTGCTTCTGTGGGATCAGAACCATCCTACGAACTCCACGTCGTGGGATGAGCGGGCCGCGCGGGACGGCTTCGAGGTCCGTCGCATATCCACGCCTCCCCTACCCGACTCCCCGGGAGTGCTGATCGACGCGTTCCGAAGCGCGCTTACCGGCCGCACCAAAGTGCTCGCGTTCAGCCACGTGTCCAACGCGACGGGCGTTCGCGTACCCGCCGCCGAGCTGTGTGCGATCGCTCGGTCCCAGGGGGTCCTCACGCTCGTCGACGGCGCCCAGTCGTGCGGCGCCCTCAAGATCGACGTGCACGAAATCGGGTGTGACTTCTATACTGCGAGCACCCACAAGTGGCTCATGGGACCCAAGGAGGCGGGGGTCCTGTACGTCCGGGCCGATGCCATCGAGCGCCTCCGGGCCGCCGACGTGGGAGTCGGATGGTCGCGGGCGCTCGAGGGCGGGGCTCGGAAGTACGAGTCGCTCGGGCAGCGCGACGACGGCTGTGTGGCGGCGATCGCGACGACGATCGAGTTCCATGAGAGGATAGGAGCCGAGGCGATCGAGGCGCGTATCCTCGAGATCACGGGCGCCCTCAAGGCAGGTTTGAGAGAGCGCATCCCGACCGTGGAGTTCCACACACCGATGCGCGATGAGATGAGCTCGGGCGTGATGGTGTTCCGGGTGCCCGGGGTGGATTCGGGGGCCGCGTACCAGGCGCTCTACGAAGAGCACAAGGTCGCCGCGGCGGGCAGGGGAGGAGAGTTCGAGGGAATTCGGCTCTCACCGCATGTCTACAACACGCTCGCAGACGTCGAGTACGCGCTGGACGCGATCACGGCCGTGATGGCCTGACGGTCGCCGTGGCTCCCTCGACTAGTTGCCTCTTCGAGTCCAGATGAGGAGGACGCCACACGGATGACTCCCATCCGGGTCGAGTAGATTACGGTACTCGATAGGCGCCGCCATCCCTTGGTATACCTCCACCCCCTCGAGGTCCTCCGGGGGGACCAGGTCGAAGTCCCAGTCGAACATCGGCATACCGTCCAAGTACGGTCGCAGACGGCACGAGCGTCCGTCGTCGGTGGAAACAGGCCGCCGCCGCCTGCTCACGGCCTGGACGCCACGCGGCCCACGCTGCACAGTCACGCCGGGGGCACGCCAAAGGAGGTCGGAGACGAACCCGGGGTTGATCACGTCGACGTCCTGCCGCGTGAACCGGCTACCCCAGCCACTTCGGGCTCTGCGGTAGAATCCGTTCCGCTCGAGATAACCGGAGCCGACCACCACTTCGATCGGCTCGAGCT from the Gemmatimonadota bacterium genome contains:
- a CDS encoding tyrosine-type recombinase/integrase — protein: MMARTKKDQSSYSAGERGRNRVRIFRTLKTGKIQMEWREDGRRVTRSLKHDDWGAAKRQADEFAVSYVEPDAESAPEPEPEPEPLTLGELFDIYGEEVTPTKSRRTRQHDAVAIEMFKRFFRADRDPLTLSYRDAARFVRERTSGRVGPSGEPAGARTTERDLRFLFAVLNWATTAGDGRGGVLLERNPLKGFRPPKEKNPLRVVLTDDEYGALLRVADQVGWRFRVALILAHETGHRIGAIRQLRWSDIDLDSGNIRWRAEHEKTGYEHVTPMTMDARTALEEARRRNPGIGDAPILPAPRTPSSPVSRYVMRDSWKEAEELAGLERKRGRGWHSLRRKFATDLMHKPLKVLCQLGGWKSPQTILICYQQPNEEALREALSDRRRVANSGS
- a CDS encoding RES family NAD+ phosphorylase — protein: MLTGWRLVKRRYADRAFDGEGARLHGGRWNSAGRPVVYVSESRALATLEILAGLRSPAVIPAYVLIKLEFEEGVVTEVEERRLAAEWMASPPGHATQSVGDRWFDAMTSAVLKVPSALVPGEFNFLINPLHPDFRTLKIGSPEQLYLDPRILPH
- a CDS encoding DUF2384 domain-containing protein: MTATPRLAHVERCRESLTDVGTPREHFYVALLGLSTYETSELHGRVELGLSYEALEKLRRVLDLPMSRFAALIRIAPRTLARRKDAKRLRPDESDRLLRLARIVGLALQLFEGGLTEARSWLLAPHPALGNKVPVEFAMTGVGAREVEALIGRLEHGIPL
- a CDS encoding carboxypeptidase-like regulatory domain-containing protein yields the protein MRVPDLLICVSVTALWAAAAPLHAQEDTGESVDSITVRGEVLSTFDGRPLSGVLVALHDLWKVTRTDELGYFEIPNVPLGPHELGVYALGYLTLEQYIDFFPDEVLAVKLDVAPIQIEGIQVAVLGNTILEYRSFGTRYDFIGGDLLEEYKRKYGYITDMIRARFPGVRVHDMTGTGQTLCVLSTRETSSLAEGSGCAYMLIDGLQATGEEVAQLNPEFVASIRYVTRMEGRLVYGALGENGVLLIETVSGKARR
- a CDS encoding aminotransferase class V-fold PLP-dependent enzyme translates to MTHPNRRSFLRHALGAGALLASTPSRLPAALRPSLPPRNAGTALDEAYWGMVKESFPLAPGLVLMNAANLCPSPFVVQEAVFAWTRDVDADASFQNRAKFGALREASREAVARHIGADPDEIALTRNTSEGNNTVASGVDLSPGDEVLLWDQNHPTNSTSWDERAARDGFEVRRISTPPLPDSPGVLIDAFRSALTGRTKVLAFSHVSNATGVRVPAAELCAIARSQGVLTLVDGAQSCGALKIDVHEIGCDFYTASTHKWLMGPKEAGVLYVRADAIERLRAADVGVGWSRALEGGARKYESLGQRDDGCVAAIATTIEFHERIGAEAIEARILEITGALKAGLRERIPTVEFHTPMRDEMSSGVMVFRVPGVDSGAAYQALYEEHKVAAAGRGGEFEGIRLSPHVYNTLADVEYALDAITAVMA